A window of the Parabacteroides merdae ATCC 43184 genome harbors these coding sequences:
- a CDS encoding helix-turn-helix transcriptional regulator — protein sequence MSNKKINRIKVMLAEKEKTNKWLAEQVGKDPATISKWCTNTAQPSLEMLLQIAKVLNVEVKDLLRESDE from the coding sequence ATGTCCAACAAAAAAATAAACCGAATCAAGGTGATGCTAGCCGAGAAGGAAAAGACCAATAAATGGCTGGCAGAACAAGTGGGGAAAGATCCTGCTACCATCTCCAAATGGTGTACAAATACGGCACAACCCAGTTTAGAAATGCTACTTCAAATAGCTAAAGTGCTTAATGTGGAGGTTAAGGACTTGCTCAGAGAGTCTGATGAATAA
- a CDS encoding site-specific integrase, protein MRQQTCTTVTLRQRPIRNGRISLYLDYYPAVRNPKTMQLSRREYLGFYIYATPKNAIELDYNNEILAKAELIRCRRQEAVINEEFGFMDRHKMRADFMAYFKEVCRKKDHKWHIVYLHFEKFVNGKCMFGEITVDLCNRFRDYLLHARQLKHTDKMVSRNSAASYFSLFRGVLKLAYRDKYLRENPNDFLEKIESRDIHKEFLTQDELKTLASTPCDIPVLRNASLFSCLTGLRISDILNLKWENLCTAPDLGHCIRLRTQKTQTEALLPISYEAYALCGEPGTGKVFKELRRCMTGYPLKAWIKKAGIQKHITFHCFRHTYATLQIAAGTDIFTVSKMLTHKNVATTQIYAELVSEKKRETVDKISLK, encoded by the coding sequence ATGAGACAACAAACATGTACTACTGTAACACTAAGACAACGCCCTATCAGAAACGGACGAATCTCTCTTTACTTGGACTACTACCCTGCTGTACGTAATCCTAAAACAATGCAACTGAGCAGACGTGAATATTTAGGATTTTACATTTATGCAACCCCCAAAAATGCAATTGAGCTAGATTACAATAATGAAATCCTAGCTAAAGCCGAACTTATCAGATGCCGCCGACAAGAGGCTGTAATCAATGAAGAATTTGGATTTATGGACAGACACAAAATGAGAGCCGACTTTATGGCATATTTCAAAGAAGTATGCCGTAAAAAAGATCATAAATGGCATATTGTTTATCTGCACTTTGAGAAATTTGTCAATGGCAAATGTATGTTTGGAGAAATCACTGTTGACCTATGTAACCGCTTCCGAGACTATCTTCTTCATGCAAGGCAACTAAAACATACAGATAAAATGGTTTCCCGTAATTCAGCTGCCAGTTATTTCTCATTATTCCGAGGAGTTTTGAAACTTGCATATAGAGATAAATATTTACGTGAAAATCCCAATGATTTTCTTGAAAAGATAGAAAGTAGGGATATTCATAAAGAGTTTTTAACACAAGATGAATTAAAGACTCTGGCTTCAACTCCATGCGATATACCTGTATTAAGAAATGCATCCCTTTTCTCATGTCTTACCGGATTACGCATCAGTGATATATTGAATCTTAAGTGGGAAAACTTATGCACAGCCCCCGATCTGGGACATTGTATTCGTCTTCGTACGCAAAAGACACAGACAGAAGCCCTACTACCTATCAGTTATGAAGCATACGCACTTTGTGGAGAACCGGGCACAGGTAAAGTGTTCAAAGAATTGCGCCGTTGCATGACTGGATACCCTCTTAAAGCATGGATAAAGAAAGCTGGTATTCAAAAACATATAACATTCCACTGCTTTAGGCACACATATGCTACACTACAGATCGCAGCCGGTACAGACATCTTCACAGTGTCAAAAATGCTTACTCACAAGAATGTTGCAACAACACAAATCTATGCTGAATTAGTAAGTGAAAAGAAAAGAGAAACTGTCGATAAAATATCACTAAAGTAA
- a CDS encoding primase-helicase family protein, with amino-acid sequence MGGILDMGKIEMTDEYVRVGTTLYKIVFQPLINGTFAKRRVPWSMGTLRYDHGKDFIASVPKYDGFCTVPSHVDYKRNIGSFLNLYEPITHIPQKGKFPHIQELIHHIFGEHYELGMDYFQLLYLNPVQKLPILLLVSQERNTGKSTFLNFLKAIFQDNVTFNTNEDFRSQFNADWAGKLLIGVDEVLLNRREDSERLKNLSTASVYKIEAKGKDRCEVQFFGKFIMCSNNEDTPVLIEPGETRYWMRKINPLKNDDTSFLQKLITEIPAFLYFLQHRQLTTDKESRMWFSPQQIHTPALDRIINCSRNHTEIDLAEICINIMDTMSQDKLTFCINDIQQLLMLSNIKVETYQIRNILKRNWRLTPTDNSLAYSTFIKNFPPGPPYREEKKTGRYYTITKEFLKKFR; translated from the coding sequence ATGGGAGGAATTTTAGATATGGGAAAAATTGAAATGACAGATGAATACGTAAGAGTTGGTACCACACTCTATAAAATAGTTTTTCAGCCTCTTATTAATGGCACATTTGCGAAGCGTAGAGTCCCTTGGAGTATGGGGACTTTACGTTATGATCATGGGAAAGACTTCATAGCAAGTGTTCCTAAATACGATGGTTTCTGTACAGTTCCAAGTCACGTAGATTATAAGAGGAATATTGGCTCGTTCCTTAATCTGTATGAGCCGATTACTCATATCCCTCAAAAAGGGAAGTTTCCACATATACAAGAACTTATTCATCATATATTCGGAGAACATTATGAGTTAGGTATGGATTACTTTCAGCTTCTTTATCTCAACCCTGTGCAGAAACTGCCTATTCTCCTTTTGGTTTCGCAAGAAAGAAACACCGGTAAAAGTACCTTTCTGAATTTTCTGAAAGCAATCTTTCAGGATAACGTCACATTTAACACCAACGAAGATTTTCGTAGCCAGTTCAATGCTGATTGGGCCGGCAAATTACTCATTGGAGTTGACGAAGTGTTGCTTAACCGTAGAGAGGATTCTGAACGATTAAAGAATCTAAGTACAGCAAGTGTATACAAGATTGAAGCAAAGGGTAAAGACCGCTGTGAAGTGCAATTTTTTGGTAAATTCATCATGTGTTCCAATAATGAAGATACCCCTGTTCTTATAGAACCGGGAGAAACACGTTATTGGATGCGAAAAATTAATCCTCTCAAAAATGATGATACAAGTTTTCTTCAAAAACTTATCACGGAAATTCCAGCATTCCTTTACTTTCTTCAACACCGTCAACTCACTACGGACAAAGAAAGCAGAATGTGGTTCAGTCCGCAACAGATACATACGCCAGCTCTCGACAGGATTATCAATTGTAGCAGGAATCATACAGAAATAGATCTCGCTGAAATCTGCATAAATATCATGGATACCATGAGCCAGGATAAATTGACTTTCTGTATTAATGACATTCAACAGTTATTAATGCTTAGTAATATCAAGGTTGAAACCTATCAGATTCGAAACATTCTAAAAAGGAACTGGAGACTTACACCTACTGACAATTCTCTTGCTTATTCAACCTTCATAAAAAACTTCCCTCCAGGCCCACCGTATCGAGAAGAAAAGAAAACTGGCCGCTATTATACCATTACAAAAGAATTTCTTAAAAAGTTCCGATGA
- a CDS encoding helix-turn-helix domain-containing protein — MMKMKLNFEELPQATAFLLEKVEELTISINEMKQLLKRQTAAKEEMIGINEACEILSLAKPTVYALVQANKIPYYQPGKMLKFKRTELMEWMEKTD, encoded by the coding sequence ATGATGAAGATGAAATTAAATTTCGAGGAATTACCTCAAGCCACAGCTTTTCTATTGGAGAAGGTGGAAGAACTGACGATTTCTATTAATGAGATGAAGCAGTTATTAAAGAGACAGACAGCAGCAAAGGAAGAAATGATTGGTATTAACGAGGCTTGTGAGATACTCAGTCTGGCTAAGCCAACGGTTTATGCTCTTGTTCAGGCAAATAAAATTCCCTATTATCAACCTGGGAAAATGCTTAAATTCAAACGTACCGAACTTATGGAGTGGATGGAAAAAACCGATTGA
- a CDS encoding restriction endonuclease, with amino-acid sequence MNDNIEYEKFAQEIYNEILKNLYVKNIEVMHNVKLIGKSGQKHQIDVYWEYQYDNTIFKIAIECKNYNHTVSIGKVRDFFGVLYDLEEVKGIMVTKKGYQEGAKKYGEHYGIDLMELREPEDGEAIVAETTLTIDSSVRHRLFQVDEDWAKAHDLNIQSYKQRLDWLCSPVCGKWINATHIPLTTKEDTIRNSEGKIIADIQKLEDGLPKNSKQDDGYVYPFEDAYVKTEWGDIKIKEVKFEEENHTEIKQFKIDAQNITKAILKNAINKEVLFVGKTIKDLFK; translated from the coding sequence ATGAATGATAATATTGAATATGAGAAATTTGCTCAAGAGATTTATAATGAGATTTTGAAGAATTTGTATGTAAAGAATATAGAGGTTATGCATAATGTGAAATTGATAGGAAAGTCAGGCCAGAAGCATCAAATAGATGTATACTGGGAATATCAATATGATAATACTATATTCAAGATTGCAATAGAATGTAAGAATTATAACCATACAGTATCTATTGGTAAAGTGAGAGACTTTTTTGGTGTCCTTTATGACTTGGAAGAAGTAAAAGGCATTATGGTTACCAAGAAGGGTTATCAAGAGGGGGCAAAGAAATATGGTGAGCATTACGGAATTGATTTAATGGAATTAAGAGAACCAGAAGATGGAGAGGCAATTGTTGCTGAAACCACATTAACTATTGATAGTTCTGTTAGACATAGACTTTTTCAGGTTGATGAAGATTGGGCTAAAGCACATGATTTAAATATCCAATCATATAAGCAACGATTAGATTGGCTCTGTTCCCCCGTTTGTGGTAAATGGATTAATGCTACCCATATCCCTTTAACTACTAAGGAGGATACGATTAGGAATTCTGAAGGTAAGATTATTGCAGATATACAAAAATTGGAAGATGGGTTGCCTAAAAATTCCAAGCAAGATGATGGCTATGTTTATCCTTTTGAGGATGCTTATGTAAAAACAGAATGGGGAGACATTAAGATTAAAGAAGTGAAATTTGAGGAAGAAAATCATACAGAAATAAAACAATTTAAAATTGATGCACAAAATATAACAAAGGCAATACTAAAAAATGCAATTAATAAAGAAGTGCTGTTCGTAGGAAAAACTATTAAGGATTTATTTAAATAA